The genomic interval CTTTCAATATAACTGCTTTCAGGCAGGCATTGAGATACGCATCGCCTTTAGCTTATATAGATTCATCAATATGCGATGGTTATGATGTGCCTGGATATTCTATATTGCCAACGATAGATAAACCATATTCAATTGCATCTTCCGTGCCGTCTTTCACTTTTAATCTAAAAACAGCAAATGCAACGATTGCGTCTATACCTGGAATGCATTATAAGAATGGCGAGTGGTATTATAATGGAGTACAGGTAACAGCAACAATACAATCTCCATCCTCTTCGCTGATACCACAGATATTCACAGGTTATGAGACAATAGCAAGTGACTGGTCATCCATTGGAATACACACAACGGTAGAGTCAGAAAGCTTTTCAACAATAATATCTAAACTTCTGGCATATTCAAATAGTGCTTCCTCTCCCTCTGCATCTTATAATGTAATCACTTTGGGTGTATCAGGCTTACTAGGAGACCCAATTGGGGATTTAGTAGATGATTTTAACTATACAGCAGCATCAGGCTCTGGTGATTATGAAGGCCCATTTAGTGCAATGAATGTTTCAAATCCCTATTTATCAGATCTGGGAATAAAGGAGGAGTCAGCCTTAGGCGTAGTGGATACAACTACGTATAACCTTACAGGTAGCCAGATTGACTCTTTAATGACAAATTTAACAAACTACGCTAACACTAATACTTCACTTAAAGATACTGACGAGGCAATAGCAGCAATGCAATATATTGAGGACGAAGAGTCAACAATGATGGAAATAGGGTATGGTCCTACAGATAGCATAGCATACAGTAATTCCACGTTTACCGGATTAACAGACGTTCCATCTGATATGAATGGATTCTGGGAACAGAATTTATTTACCGTTCATCTCAGGGCAAAGGCTCTGGTAGTTGCAAAACCAACAGCAAAAATAATAGTTTCAGGAATTGCTAATAAGCTTGTTTACTACAATGGGGAATATGGAAATATAACATTTACAGCAATTAATAATGTAACTCTTAAACCTGTTGCTAACCAAGCAATATCGATAACAGTTGAGCCATCATTAATCAACATTACAAGCTTATCAGGTACCACAAATAGCAAGGGACAATTTACATACGAATTCAAGGTTTATAATGCTAACACATTTATCAACACAGTTGGTTATAATGGATTAGTAAGTGTAACTGCAACCGTAGTTTCAAGCATATCTGGAGTTGCTTCAGGTGTGGGGAGTGTACCAATAAACGATTTGCCCGTGCCTGTAGCTTATAAAGTAAGCGGACCAACGGCGATCTCGGGAACTACTCCTACGTACTATAATATAACGATATATAATCCAGCAACGGGAGCTCCGATAAGCGGTTACTCTTATACCATACAAACGTTAACTGCTGCAATTACAATGTCAAATACTACATCAAACCAGAAAATATCGTATCTTAGCACATATGATGTAGACTGTAATTCAACCAGTATATCTGTACCGGTAAATTCGACTTACAGTAGCGATAACATCACATCCATATCCGGTGTTACTGGATCAAACGGGGTAATATCTGTAATGATTGCTGGGAATTCTACATTTAATTACACATTAAATGGGAATAATTATGAATCCTACATATTCTTTGGAAATTATGCAGATGCAGCACCTGGTGCCGGCGAAGCCCCATATATGGTACTTGGTGAAGTCACATCTTCAATGAACGTTAATGGCTACGGTGCTGGAGAACCGTTTGAAATTCCCATAATGCTGGAGAAGAGCATGGACTATTATAATATATCAGTAGACAAAATAGCTATCAATGGAACAACAACCGAATTAATCTTCCATGTTACCAATAGTACAGGTGCAGCGGTAAGTGGCTATAACTTAAATGTAACTTCACAAAATGTGCTAGGTGCAAACAGAGGTTACTTCATAGATTCTAGTAGCTCAGCAATAAATCCTAATTATAACCTTACCACTTCTTGTGGAGCGGATACAGGTTCCCAGTATAGCCCGATGATAACATTGGTAACAAATAGCAATGGAATGGCATATGCTAATTTCACCTCTTTGTTTTACAGTTATAATGCAACAACAGGGGCTATATCATCGATGGCAACACCATCTGGCGCTATACTACCATATGACGAATTCCAGATTAGTGTAATTGGTGACGGTGCGCCTGCTGTAGCTTACGCTGTTGTATCTTCTAATACCTCTGCTTCTGTGTATAACCTAACATTTACAGAATCGGGATTGAAATCAGGAACGCTCTGGTATGTAACTGTAGGAACACAAACTGAATCCTCCAGTTCAAGCTCAATAGTATTCGAAGAAGTAAATGGAACATATGCATACACTGTTGGAAACGTCACCGGCTATAAAATAACAAAAGATGCTTCCGGTAGCGCTAAACTCAGTGGCAAGAACGCTTCTGTTGATGTAACATTTGCAAAGAAAGTCAATTACACAGATTATTACATAATAGGAGGTATAGTTGCTGCAATAATAATTATCGGCGGTGTAGTATATGCATTAAAGAGGAAATCAAAAACGCCTAAGCAGAATTAAATAACTTTATTTTTTTACAAGAAAAATTTTTTACTACCCAATAATTTATAATCTGATTTTTATTTTCAATAATTTTTCATATTGTACCGGTTATTTTTAATATGTTTTGGTATTGCAATTCATACAGTGATAAATCTTCAGCATAGCTTTGCAGCTAGACTAAAAGACTCTACCCAAATATGCTTTTTACACTGGATAAATGTACTGGACTATTATAGAAAGAAAGGAAATATTAACGACAGATTTAACGGGATTAATTCAAAACCATGTGAGCGTATGATTATGTAGTAATATAAAAAATAAGCATCAATACAGGTGCAATATAAAATGAAATTATTGTTAACATATTCATTTAAGTCAAATCGAGTTTTTTATAATCATTCATTTCCTTTAAAATATACTCTATTGCACTATCCAGTTGTACGTCTCTAGATTTTAGAAAATCCTGTGGCATATTTTCTATGTAAATATCAGGCTCCGTACCATAGTTCTCCATTCCATATTTGACATCTTTAAACCATGTGGCAAATTGAGGCTGGGTTACCGTTGTATTATCAAGTAATTTTATTTTAGGGTTAATACCAACAACACCACCCCATGTTCTTGTACCTATAACTTTGCCAAGACCCATCAGTTTAAAAACATGCGTTCCTATATCACCGTCTGACCCTGCATATTCATTTGTTAATCCAATCATCGGCCCATTGACAGAATCTATCGGGTATGGAGTTATAATGCCTCTACGTGGAACATCGTAACCGATCCTCTTTCTTGATAATTTCTCTAATAATAACTGTGAAACGAAGCCACCGCCGTTAAATCTTAAATCCACTATAAGGCCACTCCTGTTAGCCTCCCGATCATAAATCCTGAAAAATTCATTGAAACCATTCATTCCCATATCGGGTATATGAATATATCCAATCTTATCACCGGTTTTCTCATGAACATATTTTCTATTTCTTTCAACGAATTCTCTGTACCTCAAATATTTTTCGTCAATCATTGTCTTAACGTAGTATTTCTTAGTTTCATTTCTGTTTACTATTTCAATTGTTATTATTTCGTTTGCATGACCTAATAGTAGTTTATCAGGATTATTAGTTGCGTCAAGAGTAACACCGTTTATGGACTTTATAATATCATTTTCCTTTATGCCTGTGTAAAGCAATGGTGATTTTTCATTTTCATTGGATGGGTCTCCGTTATAAATCTTGGTTATTATATAATTATTGTTTTTGAATTCATAGTCGATACCAAGTTTTCCAATACTTATTGACTCTACGTTTGAGAGGTCGCCACCTATTTCGTACGAATGCGATGTGCTGTATTCTCCCTGCATTTCTCTAATTAAATCCGATAACTCAAATCTTGTCCTCACTTTATTTAATAATTTCTTATATTTTAGATAAGGGTCATCGCCCAGTTTTTCAACTTTTTCCTTACTCCAGTAATTCTCTTTGATTAAATTAAAAGTGTCATATAACATGTTTTTCCATTCATTCATAGGCTCTATTGTAATATTCAATCTTGTTAAATCTATATCCTCATCCTTTTTCGGTTCAATTTCCCTCTCTATGAATTTATTGCTGGATTTTCTAATTAGCAGGAATTTTTTATTGCCGGATATAAGGTAATTAACAACTTCACTTTCATATAATTCACTTTTTTTCTTTTTAAAGTCAAATAGCTCAATATTCCCTGTTTTCTCGTCGTTGTTGAAGAGATAATATTTCATTGATCCCTCAACCGGATAATGTAGCAGGAGGACACCATTATTTACAGGAATGATGTTAGCATAATCTTCTGCCGGTACTGGAAAAACTTCGCTTAATTGTATAATATTGTTAAGTTTGTATTTACCAGGAATATTTTCATGCAATTCTTCAGGTATATCCGAAAACAAAGGGAAAATATTTTCCTTTACCGGGATGGCATATGGCTTTGTTATTTTTGGATATCCTAAATTAAACACAAGCTGGTCTGCAACCGGATCAAGAGACCGTTTTGACAGGTAAAATAGATAATTGTCGTCGTTACTGAAAACAGGTTTGAAGTCGATAGCTCCGGAAGTTGTTGCGTCATATTTTTTATTGGCTGTTAAATCAAATATCTTTATGGATGCACTTTCGTTATACCCGTAGTATTCGGATTCAGGATACGAATATGCAAGCAATATGGAATCATTTGACCACGAAAAATCGTCTATTGTTCCGGATTCGCTTTCATCTATCTTATTTATGTTTCCATTTTCAACATTTAAGATAAATAATTCAAATCTGTTATTCCCAATTGCAATGTATTTGCTATCAGGTGAAGCTTTCATTGAAAAAATTATGCCATTTTTGAAGTCAAAGAATTTTTTCAATGTTTTATCAACACTGTATAATAATATTTTATTATTCTCTTCGTTATAATTATATATTATTATATCGTTGTTATTCATAAATTCAATTATCTGATTTTTTAATTTATTTATATTCATAACAGGCCCATTTTTTATGCCTGTAAATAATGCCTGCCCCCTGCTTATCAAGCCGATTAAATTTCCAGTATAATTTATTTTATAATCGGTCAAATAATCTGTTGCCTTTACAATCCTGTTTTCAATATTCACTGATGGTATATTTATATTAATATCAAGTTTTTCTACCCTATCATTCTGGAATATAAACAAAGATCCGGATTTCTGAAAGATTATTTTTTTGCTGTCTGAATTGGCATTTCTCACATAGTAATCCTTAAAATCTGTATGTTTTTTGAGGTTGCCACCATTAAAATCGGCTGAGTATATATTCGCACTTCCCTCATGGTCCGAAATAAAATATAATTCATCGTTGTAAATCATAGGTGAATTTACATTTGATTCGAGGTCTATTATTATTTTAAAATCATCATTCTTGCATGACAATATTTTTCCTCTTGTTCCGCCTTTATATCGCTTCCAGTGGGGCATATCTATTGTATTTCTGCCAATTATGGTATAATCTCCGTAATATATAATATTTAAAGCTGGCCCTAGATTTAAAGGCTCAGTATTTTCATTCACTATTCTGTATAACATAGGAGTTCCGAATGGATAATATGCATCGGTTGAAATTATTAAATTGCCATTCTTATCAAAACCTGCAATGGATGTATACATTCTTCTGCTCGTGCTTTTACCACAAAGATATGTAACCCGGTTCAAATTACCTTTCTCAAGGTCTATTGAATATATATCAGAGGATTCGCCGGATTTTCCAGTCATCAATCTGAAATAGACATATTTTTTGTCAGGGCTAATTTTTGGATTTGTAACTATGCCTAAATTGTTTGTCAATCTTTCAATATGTTTTGTGTTAATATTGTATTTCCACAGATCGTTATCATTCACAAAAACAACTAAATCATCATTTATATCTGGATACATAAAATATCTTTCCATATACAAATTATACATAGTGTTTATTTAAAGGTTTGTTTGTGAAAAATATGAATTTGGGCATTTAATTGTCTAAATAAGTATCAACATCGATTTTTGATATTTACACTGTACTATTTATTTCATAGGCCCTGGATCAGGTATTTGCTCAATCCCGTATTTTCATCTATTTTTTATCAATGCATATTGCTATAGATAAATTTTACAGTCAGAAACATTTGGGAAATATAATAAAAGAACCTAGGCCATGAATGAATTTAACTAAAAAAATAAATGTTATTTGCCAGTATTCTTCTAGAGTAACAGGCTTTATAGTTTTTTCATCATGACTTTTTCTATGTTATGTGTTTTCCCTTTCTCAATTATTAATTCCGCACGGTATCTTGTTTTAACAATATTTTCTGAATAATTTTTGCCATTTATGTTATCCCATATCTTCGATGATAATTCCCTGGCTTCTTCCTTTGTGAGTTCTGAATACTTCTTGAAATAGGAGTCTTTGTCTTTAAATGCAGTTTCCATTAGCAGGAAAAACCGTTCCACAAACCATTCCTTAATATATTCCACCTTTGCATCTATAAATATTGAAAAATCAAGAAAATCGGAGACGTAAATCTCATCCTTCTTTCCCGGATTTTTTACCTGCAATATATTCAGCCCTTCCAGTATCAGTATATCTGGATCAACAAGGTCCTGTTTTTCCGGGAGTATGTCATATTTCAGGTGTGAATATACCGGTATCTGCGTGCGGGCTACACCGGATTTTATATCAACAAGAAAATTTATAAGGTCCTGGGTTTCATAACTTTCAGGGAAGCCCTTTCTTTCCATAATATTCTCTTCCATAAGCCTGGCATTGCTTTTAAGAAAATTATCCGTTGATACTATATAAATCCTCAAATCTGGATTTATTCTCTCTAATAGGGTTTTCAAAAGCCTCGAAGTAGTACTTTTACCCACAGCAACACTTCCTGTCACCCCGATGATAAATGGCATTTTCTGGGGTTTAATTCCCATGAAATCATTCCTCTCCCTGTAAAGATTAATATTATTATTTATTGAGAGCTGCAATAGCCTTGTAATCGGGAAATAAAAGTCCTGTATTTCAGATGCAGTGATTTTATCATTTAATGCAAGTATCCCTTTAATATCACTTTCTGACAGAGTAATATTAAGATTTCCCCTTCTCTTTGCCCATTCATCTCTACTAAAGCTAAGATATAGATTTGAGCTGATAGTTCTCCGGGGCAGGTAGGTCTTATTCATATCCATAAATAGTTAAATAGTATTTAAATTCTTAACCGGGGATATTATCTGTTAATTTTTTCCTTTAATTGCCTTAAAAGTACTTCCAGGTCATTCCAGTCATGCACTATATCATACGACATGCAATAATCCAGCATCAGGTTATTCTGCCCTGATGCAAATCTCCTATTGTCGGTCTGAAACCCGATGCATATTTTTCCAAAGGCATAGGCCATTCCAAGTTCAACGCAGGCACCTTCATCAGGCACCCTGCCATCCATTACCATAATAAGTGCTGATGAGGATTTAAGAGCATCAACGTCCCTGTTAAATACCCTTTTGCTCGTCTCCGGCCATAAATCAGGGTCCTTCAAAAGCATTTCATCCTCACCCCCATCCCTCTGTGGCAGATAGGTTGTAAATCCGCGTTTTTCCAGAAAGGCTGCCAGTTCCCTGTTAAATTTCAATTCCATCTCATTAAACAACGGGGCAGATATATAAAAATCATAAGATTTCATTATGCTTTATATGAATAATAAATAAAGTTTTTTTGAAAAGTATTTAAATTCTATACATCATTATAATTTCAAATAATTATTTAGAAATTTATATACAGGAAAGTAATTATTTAGCTGGTACCGATGCATTGTTCCTGACTATGCCAAATTGCCATATATCCTGTTCACAAGCCCTTTCCGGTAAGCCTGTGGATTTATCCCGGTAGCTATTCTCTTTTTCCCATCACGCTTTTCTATAAATTCTGTACTCCCATCAGGTTTGACTGTAATTTCCCCATTCACAAACTTAAAAGCATCAGGTTCTATGAAGGAAAAAACTGCTATGGGGTCATGCATTTCAAAAGTGCCATGCTCTTCTATCATAAATTTTGTGGTTTTATGTAGTGTGTTGCATAATTAATAGGCATGTGTCATCCCCCTCATAATATTGTAATTAACAACCTTAAGAGCTAATTCCTGTATAATATACTCTATTTTCTTAGCTTTAATAACCTCTGTCATTACTCTTTTTAATCCTGAAAAATATATTTCTACAATCCACCTTTTACCATAGCTATTATTCTCCTTCCACTGTTCCATGGAATTCTTTTTTATAAATCTTACAATCTTGGCCCTTGTGGATGAACCTCTGGATTTAGTAGAGGCATTTTTCCTGGGGGGTATTACTGCATTATATCCGAACATATTGTAGATATATTTTGAATCATATCCCCTATCCCCAAATATTCTTAGAATATTATTTTTCATTTTACTCAATAGTTTTCTAGCAGCTTTAGAATCATGTGTATGCTCATCTGTTATAGTGAATGATAATACATTAACATCCTTCAATGATATTATTACATGTAATTTGAGCCACCCCTTCCTTTTCTTATGCCATTTATGGCCTAAGTAATCTCCCCTTATTGTTATTTTATATCCAGTAGAATCTATAATGCAATCCAGTTTATTGTTAATATTATTCAATTCAGGCTTAATTCTCCTTATCCTCCTGAATATTTCACTGTATGATATTGATTTTATTCCTGTTATAATCGCTAAGGATCTCAATATCCCTTCAAGTGACCTGAACGGTACATTAAATATAGATCTTAATCTCGCTAAATACATTATCAATGCATCGGGTACTTTGTATGGATGGCCTATTTTTCCACTATTCTTTTCCTCTAATAGAGTATCATAATCCTTTATAAATGACAGATCTGTAAGGTATTCCACCCTGTCTACAAGTGATTCATTATACTTTTCCCATCTTCTGTTGGAACCAATCCAGTATCTTTTTATACTTCTATTTATTTTATTATTGATTTGTGGTGTCAAAGCAAATCGCCCCTATATTTCACTATATAGGGGTTTACCTTTTAAGTTTTAAATTTATTATGGAATAATTATTAAATTAGAATGAATTATGCAACACACTAGGTTTTATGGATAAAATCTTCTAATGGGCTGCCAGAACTACTCGGCGGTATACTTTTTATTGCAAGTTCCCTGTTCATTGTAACGTCCAGTGGAACAATAGTTTCGTTGATATCCTCTTCCATGACTATTTTAGCCGCCTCCGGGTCGTAAAATATATTAAATTCAGCATTTCCCATATTTCCCTTTCCATATGGGGTAATGC from Ferroplasma acidiphilum carries:
- a CDS encoding ABC transporter substrate-binding protein — its product is MDSIYSSATDELPNGTIIPCLATSYNVTLAPANMTTFDPMTGGNSSVAEIWTVHIRPGVQWDDWTSANADSTYVYSNSTSFYNETGIPYTHTYKEVYNASTGKFQKESNIVMKTNYVQAADFVLSWKILSESTEYDGSYIGVVNVMPVNNLTVDFYLSKPSATFVPYTLETPILPYHIWVSHDYASAGSGYWNETAATAATPANGSYNEWDLGHSGPFGGTNGEYPGLVGSGPFMMNGGYGMPVGKVFTSDYWQVYENPNYFMQYVTGKYLWTHEFIPKIFSEKVYIFSSPSSAVGALSTGKVDAIESDLSSEFVSTADQIPNVHVFEKPSTGYAYFKFNSYSADAPFNITAFRQALRYASPLAYIDSSICDGYDVPGYSILPTIDKPYSIASSVPSFTFNLKTANATIASIPGMHYKNGEWYYNGVQVTATIQSPSSSLIPQIFTGYETIASDWSSIGIHTTVESESFSTIISKLLAYSNSASSPSASYNVITLGVSGLLGDPIGDLVDDFNYTAASGSGDYEGPFSAMNVSNPYLSDLGIKEESALGVVDTTTYNLTGSQIDSLMTNLTNYANTNTSLKDTDEAIAAMQYIEDEESTMMEIGYGPTDSIAYSNSTFTGLTDVPSDMNGFWEQNLFTVHLRAKALVVAKPTAKIIVSGIANKLVYYNGEYGNITFTAINNVTLKPVANQAISITVEPSLINITSLSGTTNSKGQFTYEFKVYNANTFINTVGYNGLVSVTATVVSSISGVASGVGSVPINDLPVPVAYKVSGPTAISGTTPTYYNITIYNPATGAPISGYSYTIQTLTAAITMSNTTSNQKISYLSTYDVDCNSTSISVPVNSTYSSDNITSISGVTGSNGVISVMIAGNSTFNYTLNGNNYESYIFFGNYADAAPGAGEAPYMVLGEVTSSMNVNGYGAGEPFEIPIMLEKSMDYYNISVDKIAINGTTTELIFHVTNSTGAAVSGYNLNVTSQNVLGANRGYFIDSSSSAINPNYNLTTSCGADTGSQYSPMITLVTNSNGMAYANFTSLFYSYNATTGAISSMATPSGAILPYDEFQISVIGDGAPAVAYAVVSSNTSASVYNLTFTESGLKSGTLWYVTVGTQTESSSSSSIVFEEVNGTYAYTVGNVTGYKITKDASGSAKLSGKNASVDVTFAKKVNYTDYYIIGGIVAAIIIIGGVVYALKRKSKTPKQN
- a CDS encoding S41 family peptidase; the encoded protein is MERYFMYPDINDDLVVFVNDNDLWKYNINTKHIERLTNNLGIVTNPKISPDKKYVYFRLMTGKSGESSDIYSIDLEKGNLNRVTYLCGKSTSRRMYTSIAGFDKNGNLIISTDAYYPFGTPMLYRIVNENTEPLNLGPALNIIYYGDYTIIGRNTIDMPHWKRYKGGTRGKILSCKNDDFKIIIDLESNVNSPMIYNDELYFISDHEGSANIYSADFNGGNLKKHTDFKDYYVRNANSDSKKIIFQKSGSLFIFQNDRVEKLDININIPSVNIENRIVKATDYLTDYKINYTGNLIGLISRGQALFTGIKNGPVMNINKLKNQIIEFMNNNDIIIYNYNEENNKILLYSVDKTLKKFFDFKNGIIFSMKASPDSKYIAIGNNRFELFILNVENGNINKIDESESGTIDDFSWSNDSILLAYSYPESEYYGYNESASIKIFDLTANKKYDATTSGAIDFKPVFSNDDNYLFYLSKRSLDPVADQLVFNLGYPKITKPYAIPVKENIFPLFSDIPEELHENIPGKYKLNNIIQLSEVFPVPAEDYANIIPVNNGVLLLHYPVEGSMKYYLFNNDEKTGNIELFDFKKKKSELYESEVVNYLISGNKKFLLIRKSSNKFIEREIEPKKDEDIDLTRLNITIEPMNEWKNMLYDTFNLIKENYWSKEKVEKLGDDPYLKYKKLLNKVRTRFELSDLIREMQGEYSTSHSYEIGGDLSNVESISIGKLGIDYEFKNNNYIITKIYNGDPSNENEKSPLLYTGIKENDIIKSINGVTLDATNNPDKLLLGHANEIITIEIVNRNETKKYYVKTMIDEKYLRYREFVERNRKYVHEKTGDKIGYIHIPDMGMNGFNEFFRIYDREANRSGLIVDLRFNGGGFVSQLLLEKLSRKRIGYDVPRRGIITPYPIDSVNGPMIGLTNEYAGSDGDIGTHVFKLMGLGKVIGTRTWGGVVGINPKIKLLDNTTVTQPQFATWFKDVKYGMENYGTEPDIYIENMPQDFLKSRDVQLDSAIEYILKEMNDYKKLDLT
- the coaA gene encoding type I pantothenate kinase, whose amino-acid sequence is MNKTYLPRRTISSNLYLSFSRDEWAKRRGNLNITLSESDIKGILALNDKITASEIQDFYFPITRLLQLSINNNINLYRERNDFMGIKPQKMPFIIGVTGSVAVGKSTTSRLLKTLLERINPDLRIYIVSTDNFLKSNARLMEENIMERKGFPESYETQDLINFLVDIKSGVARTQIPVYSHLKYDILPEKQDLVDPDILILEGLNILQVKNPGKKDEIYVSDFLDFSIFIDAKVEYIKEWFVERFFLLMETAFKDKDSYFKKYSELTKEEARELSSKIWDNINGKNYSENIVKTRYRAELIIEKGKTHNIEKVMMKKL
- a CDS encoding nucleoside 2-deoxyribosyltransferase → MKSYDFYISAPLFNEMELKFNRELAAFLEKRGFTTYLPQRDGGEDEMLLKDPDLWPETSKRVFNRDVDALKSSSALIMVMDGRVPDEGACVELGMAYAFGKICIGFQTDNRRFASGQNNLMLDYCMSYDIVHDWNDLEVLLRQLKEKINR
- a CDS encoding IS5-like element ISFac2 family transposase, with the protein product MTPQINNKINRSIKRYWIGSNRRWEKYNESLVDRVEYLTDLSFIKDYDTLLEEKNSGKIGHPYKVPDALIMYLARLRSIFNVPFRSLEGILRSLAIITGIKSISYSEIFRRIRRIKPELNNINNKLDCIIDSTGYKITIRGDYLGHKWHKKRKGWLKLHVIISLKDVNVLSFTITDEHTHDSKAARKLLSKMKNNILRIFGDRGYDSKYIYNMFGYNAVIPPRKNASTKSRGSSTRAKIVRFIKKNSMEQWKENNSYGKRWIVEIYFSGLKRVMTEVIKAKKIEYIIQELALKVVNYNIMRGMTHAY